Proteins co-encoded in one Nicotiana sylvestris chromosome 7, ASM39365v2, whole genome shotgun sequence genomic window:
- the LOC104213050 gene encoding rab GTPase-activating protein 22-like isoform X3: protein MWRDPGAPADSFYQVRPECTDVPKTRFRIKAGKTLSARKWHAAFTSEGYLDIGKTLSRIYRGGIHPSIRGEVWEFLLGCYDPKSTFEEREHMRQRRRAQYAVLKEECRMMFPMIGSGRFITAPVITEDGDPIRDPITLQEAQAAKELSSGASAGYEMVKEHDKRIIQWKLSLHQIGLDVVRTDRTLVFYEKQENLARLWDILSVYAWFDKDVNYCQGMSDLCSPMIILLDDEADAFWCFQRLMRRLRGNFRCTERSVGVEVQLSNLASVTQVIDPKLHRHLETLGGGDYLFAIRMLMVLFRREFSFADSLYLWELMWALEYDPDLFLMYEDPDLAAEKSEGSKGRPKSTRQCGKFERENMKNGGKGVEAPLPISVFLVASVLKDKSTKLLTEAKGLDDVVKILNDITGNLDAKKACTGAMKLHKKYLKKYCRRVRMLS, encoded by the exons GCTGGGAAAACCTTAAGTGCAAGGAAATGGCATGCTGCATTTACATCAGAAGGTTATCTTGACATTGGCAAGACGCTAAGTCGAATTTATCGTGGG GGCATTCATCCATCAATTAGAGGTGAAGTTTGGGAATTTTTACTGGGTTGCTATGATCCAAAGAGCACATTTGAGGAACGAGAGCACATGCGACAACGGCGGAG GGCCCAGTATGCTGTACTGAAAGAAGAATGCCGCATGATGTTTCCCATGATTGGAAGTGGTAGATTCATTACTGCACCTGTAATTACTGAAGATGGTGACCCTATTCGAGATCCTATTACTCTCCAAGAGGCACAAGCGGCAAAAGAATTAAGTTCAG GTGCTTCAGCTGGATATGAAATGGTAAAGGAGCACGACAAAAGAATAATCCAGTGGAAACTGTCATTACATCAGATAG GGCTCGATGTTGTTCGGACTGACAGGACACTTGTCTTTTATGAGAAACAGGAGAATCTAGCCAGGCTTTGGGATATTCTGTCTGTTTATGCTTGGTTTGACAAAGATGTTAATTATTGTCAAG GAATGAGCGATCTTTGCTCCCCCATGATTATTCTTCTTGATGATGAAGCCGATGCATTTTGGTGCTTTCAACGCCTTATGAGGAGACTG AGAGGAAATTTCAGATGCACTGAGAGGTCTGTTGGAGTAGAGGTGCAGCTGAGTAATCTAGCTTCAGTAACACAAGTTATTGATCCTAAACTTCATCGTCACTTAG AGACATTAGGTGGAGGTGATTACCTATTTGCTATCCGGATGCTCATGGTTTTGTTTCGTCGAGAATTTTCTTTTGCTGATTCATTATATCTTTGGGAG TTGATGTGGGCCTTGGAATATGATCCCGACTTGTTTCTTATGTATGAAGACCCTGACTTAGCTGCTGAAAAATCTGAAGGATCTAAAGGAAGACCAAAATCGACACGCCAGTGTGGGAAATTTGAGAgagaaaatatgaaaaatggagGCAAAGGTGTTGAAGCTCCCCTCCCAATCTCCGTTTTCCTAGTAGCCAGTGTCCTGAAAGACAAGAGCACAAAGTTGCTGACAGAAGCTAAAGGACTGGACGATGTTGTTAAG ATACTGAATGACATCACTGGAAATCTGGATGCCAAAAAGGCTTGCACTGGTGCAATGAAACTTCATAAGAAATATCTTAAAAAG TATTGCCGCAGGGTAAGAATGCtatcgtga
- the LOC104213050 gene encoding rab GTPase-activating protein 22-like isoform X4, whose product MFPKLDLESSARKWHAAFTSEGYLDIGKTLSRIYRGGIHPSIRGEVWEFLLGCYDPKSTFEEREHMRQRRRAQYAVLKEECRMMFPMIGSGRFITAPVITEDGDPIRDPITLQEAQAAKELSSGGQQNGASAGYEMVKEHDKRIIQWKLSLHQIGLDVVRTDRTLVFYEKQENLARLWDILSVYAWFDKDVNYCQGMSDLCSPMIILLDDEADAFWCFQRLMRRLRGNFRCTERSVGVEVQLSNLASVTQVIDPKLHRHLETLGGGDYLFAIRMLMVLFRREFSFADSLYLWELMWALEYDPDLFLMYEDPDLAAEKSEGSKGRPKSTRQCGKFERENMKNGGKGVEAPLPISVFLVASVLKDKSTKLLTEAKGLDDVVKILNDITGNLDAKKACTGAMKLHKKYLKKYCRRVRMLS is encoded by the exons TGCAAGGAAATGGCATGCTGCATTTACATCAGAAGGTTATCTTGACATTGGCAAGACGCTAAGTCGAATTTATCGTGGG GGCATTCATCCATCAATTAGAGGTGAAGTTTGGGAATTTTTACTGGGTTGCTATGATCCAAAGAGCACATTTGAGGAACGAGAGCACATGCGACAACGGCGGAG GGCCCAGTATGCTGTACTGAAAGAAGAATGCCGCATGATGTTTCCCATGATTGGAAGTGGTAGATTCATTACTGCACCTGTAATTACTGAAGATGGTGACCCTATTCGAGATCCTATTACTCTCCAAGAGGCACAAGCGGCAAAAGAATTAAGTTCAGGTGGTCAACAAAATG GTGCTTCAGCTGGATATGAAATGGTAAAGGAGCACGACAAAAGAATAATCCAGTGGAAACTGTCATTACATCAGATAG GGCTCGATGTTGTTCGGACTGACAGGACACTTGTCTTTTATGAGAAACAGGAGAATCTAGCCAGGCTTTGGGATATTCTGTCTGTTTATGCTTGGTTTGACAAAGATGTTAATTATTGTCAAG GAATGAGCGATCTTTGCTCCCCCATGATTATTCTTCTTGATGATGAAGCCGATGCATTTTGGTGCTTTCAACGCCTTATGAGGAGACTG AGAGGAAATTTCAGATGCACTGAGAGGTCTGTTGGAGTAGAGGTGCAGCTGAGTAATCTAGCTTCAGTAACACAAGTTATTGATCCTAAACTTCATCGTCACTTAG AGACATTAGGTGGAGGTGATTACCTATTTGCTATCCGGATGCTCATGGTTTTGTTTCGTCGAGAATTTTCTTTTGCTGATTCATTATATCTTTGGGAG TTGATGTGGGCCTTGGAATATGATCCCGACTTGTTTCTTATGTATGAAGACCCTGACTTAGCTGCTGAAAAATCTGAAGGATCTAAAGGAAGACCAAAATCGACACGCCAGTGTGGGAAATTTGAGAgagaaaatatgaaaaatggagGCAAAGGTGTTGAAGCTCCCCTCCCAATCTCCGTTTTCCTAGTAGCCAGTGTCCTGAAAGACAAGAGCACAAAGTTGCTGACAGAAGCTAAAGGACTGGACGATGTTGTTAAG ATACTGAATGACATCACTGGAAATCTGGATGCCAAAAAGGCTTGCACTGGTGCAATGAAACTTCATAAGAAATATCTTAAAAAG TATTGCCGCAGGGTAAGAATGCtatcgtga
- the LOC104213050 gene encoding rab GTPase-activating protein 22-like isoform X1, with product MWRDPGAPADSFYQVRPECTDVPKTRFRIKAGKTLSARKWHAAFTSEGYLDIGKTLSRIYRGGIHPSIRGEVWEFLLGCYDPKSTFEEREHMRQRRRAQYAVLKEECRMMFPMIGSGRFITAPVITEDGDPIRDPITLQEAQAAKELSSGGQQNGASAGYEMVKEHDKRIIQWKLSLHQIGLDVVRTDRTLVFYEKQENLARLWDILSVYAWFDKDVNYCQGMSDLCSPMIILLDDEADAFWCFQRLMRRLRGNFRCTERSVGVEVQLSNLASVTQVIDPKLHRHLETLGGGDYLFAIRMLMVLFRREFSFADSLYLWELMWALEYDPDLFLMYEDPDLAAEKSEGSKGRPKSTRQCGKFERENMKNGGKGVEAPLPISVFLVASVLKDKSTKLLTEAKGLDDVVKILNDITGNLDAKKACTGAMKLHKKYLKKYCRRVRMLS from the exons GCTGGGAAAACCTTAAGTGCAAGGAAATGGCATGCTGCATTTACATCAGAAGGTTATCTTGACATTGGCAAGACGCTAAGTCGAATTTATCGTGGG GGCATTCATCCATCAATTAGAGGTGAAGTTTGGGAATTTTTACTGGGTTGCTATGATCCAAAGAGCACATTTGAGGAACGAGAGCACATGCGACAACGGCGGAG GGCCCAGTATGCTGTACTGAAAGAAGAATGCCGCATGATGTTTCCCATGATTGGAAGTGGTAGATTCATTACTGCACCTGTAATTACTGAAGATGGTGACCCTATTCGAGATCCTATTACTCTCCAAGAGGCACAAGCGGCAAAAGAATTAAGTTCAGGTGGTCAACAAAATG GTGCTTCAGCTGGATATGAAATGGTAAAGGAGCACGACAAAAGAATAATCCAGTGGAAACTGTCATTACATCAGATAG GGCTCGATGTTGTTCGGACTGACAGGACACTTGTCTTTTATGAGAAACAGGAGAATCTAGCCAGGCTTTGGGATATTCTGTCTGTTTATGCTTGGTTTGACAAAGATGTTAATTATTGTCAAG GAATGAGCGATCTTTGCTCCCCCATGATTATTCTTCTTGATGATGAAGCCGATGCATTTTGGTGCTTTCAACGCCTTATGAGGAGACTG AGAGGAAATTTCAGATGCACTGAGAGGTCTGTTGGAGTAGAGGTGCAGCTGAGTAATCTAGCTTCAGTAACACAAGTTATTGATCCTAAACTTCATCGTCACTTAG AGACATTAGGTGGAGGTGATTACCTATTTGCTATCCGGATGCTCATGGTTTTGTTTCGTCGAGAATTTTCTTTTGCTGATTCATTATATCTTTGGGAG TTGATGTGGGCCTTGGAATATGATCCCGACTTGTTTCTTATGTATGAAGACCCTGACTTAGCTGCTGAAAAATCTGAAGGATCTAAAGGAAGACCAAAATCGACACGCCAGTGTGGGAAATTTGAGAgagaaaatatgaaaaatggagGCAAAGGTGTTGAAGCTCCCCTCCCAATCTCCGTTTTCCTAGTAGCCAGTGTCCTGAAAGACAAGAGCACAAAGTTGCTGACAGAAGCTAAAGGACTGGACGATGTTGTTAAG ATACTGAATGACATCACTGGAAATCTGGATGCCAAAAAGGCTTGCACTGGTGCAATGAAACTTCATAAGAAATATCTTAAAAAG TATTGCCGCAGGGTAAGAATGCtatcgtga
- the LOC104213050 gene encoding rab GTPase-activating protein 22-like isoform X2, whose protein sequence is MWRDPGAPADSFYQVRPECTDVPKTRFRIKAGKTLSARKWHAAFTSEGYLDIGKTLSRIYRGGIHPSIRGEVWEFLLGCYDPKSTFEEREHMRQRRRAQYAVLKEECRMMFPMIGSGRFITAPVITEDGDPIRDPITLQEAQAAKELSSGGQQNGASAGYEMVKEHDKRIIQWKLSLHQIGLDVVRTDRTLVFYEKQENLARLWDILSVYAWFDKDVNYCQGMSDLCSPMIILLDDEADAFWCFQRLMRRLRGNFRCTERSVGVEVQLSNLASVTQVIDPKLHRHLETLGGGDYLFAIRMLMVLFRREFSFADSLYLWELMWALEYDPDLFLMYEDPDLAAEKSEGSKGRPKSTRQCGKFERENMKNGGKGVEAPLPISVFLVASVLKDKSTKLLTEAKGLDDVVKILNDITGNLDAKKACTGAMKLHKKYLKKAANANR, encoded by the exons GCTGGGAAAACCTTAAGTGCAAGGAAATGGCATGCTGCATTTACATCAGAAGGTTATCTTGACATTGGCAAGACGCTAAGTCGAATTTATCGTGGG GGCATTCATCCATCAATTAGAGGTGAAGTTTGGGAATTTTTACTGGGTTGCTATGATCCAAAGAGCACATTTGAGGAACGAGAGCACATGCGACAACGGCGGAG GGCCCAGTATGCTGTACTGAAAGAAGAATGCCGCATGATGTTTCCCATGATTGGAAGTGGTAGATTCATTACTGCACCTGTAATTACTGAAGATGGTGACCCTATTCGAGATCCTATTACTCTCCAAGAGGCACAAGCGGCAAAAGAATTAAGTTCAGGTGGTCAACAAAATG GTGCTTCAGCTGGATATGAAATGGTAAAGGAGCACGACAAAAGAATAATCCAGTGGAAACTGTCATTACATCAGATAG GGCTCGATGTTGTTCGGACTGACAGGACACTTGTCTTTTATGAGAAACAGGAGAATCTAGCCAGGCTTTGGGATATTCTGTCTGTTTATGCTTGGTTTGACAAAGATGTTAATTATTGTCAAG GAATGAGCGATCTTTGCTCCCCCATGATTATTCTTCTTGATGATGAAGCCGATGCATTTTGGTGCTTTCAACGCCTTATGAGGAGACTG AGAGGAAATTTCAGATGCACTGAGAGGTCTGTTGGAGTAGAGGTGCAGCTGAGTAATCTAGCTTCAGTAACACAAGTTATTGATCCTAAACTTCATCGTCACTTAG AGACATTAGGTGGAGGTGATTACCTATTTGCTATCCGGATGCTCATGGTTTTGTTTCGTCGAGAATTTTCTTTTGCTGATTCATTATATCTTTGGGAG TTGATGTGGGCCTTGGAATATGATCCCGACTTGTTTCTTATGTATGAAGACCCTGACTTAGCTGCTGAAAAATCTGAAGGATCTAAAGGAAGACCAAAATCGACACGCCAGTGTGGGAAATTTGAGAgagaaaatatgaaaaatggagGCAAAGGTGTTGAAGCTCCCCTCCCAATCTCCGTTTTCCTAGTAGCCAGTGTCCTGAAAGACAAGAGCACAAAGTTGCTGACAGAAGCTAAAGGACTGGACGATGTTGTTAAG ATACTGAATGACATCACTGGAAATCTGGATGCCAAAAAGGCTTGCACTGGTGCAATGAAACTTCATAAGAAATATCTTAAAAAG GCAGCCAATGCCAACAGGTAG